Proteins encoded within one genomic window of Polypterus senegalus isolate Bchr_013 chromosome 6, ASM1683550v1, whole genome shotgun sequence:
- the LOC120531201 gene encoding uncharacterized protein LOC120531201 isoform X2 has translation MDQLYSALKTEVTAFKQHVQQCKDNFDLDTLHTVLTSLTENNQQKIESFDALRHLAEVSNFREQEAVQIQFEGKADIQSYISWFFTYLDHLRSLKELFDEKVVIPLCENIYVNDEEEALEKLHQSPNSQQFSSFTLSENLKHDSIAKVANDLFSLRRKWTALLTTGKIREEYLNIQSAPKHITENKPIGTILWLVPDLFYKCFLAANLASHWIHLHQRKYSSAPHWQVKLDTDNGKMKQKSHQFKSIQTALRLPQRTNNKIQIETAEEIKNKLRDARFQLLALMWRDKRIKLLEKKMRESLLNSQNLQHLLEKKKNEMDLLQHKAEMEVKDGRMKVLNEKYSKATLEAHILEKNLRVEEYHQRLLKRDWILELEIQPTFIRHIDMDKEMKAKWDKTKNS, from the coding sequence ATGGACCAGCTGTACTCTGCCCTTAAGACAGAAGTCACTGCCTTTAAGCAACATGTGCAGCAATGTAAGGACAATTTCGACTTGGACACTTTGCATACTGTACTGACTTCACTGACTGAGAATAACCAGCAAAAAATTGAAAGTTTTGATGCTCTCCGACATCTTGCAGAGGTGTCTAATTTCAGGGAACAAGAAGCAGTTCAGATTCAATTTGAGGGCAAAGCAGACATTCAGAGCTATATCTCCTGGTTTTTTACATATTTAGATCACCTAAGATCATTAAAGGAACTATTTGATGAAAAAGTAGTGATTCCCCTGTGTGAGAACATTTATGTaaatgatgaagaggaagcactgGAAAAACTACATCAGTCCCCCAATTCTCAACAATTCAGTTCATTCACTTTGTCAGAAAATTTAAAACATGATTCCATAGCCAAAGTGGCCAATGATCTCTTCAGTCTTCGGCGTAAATGGACAGCTCTTCTGACAACTGGCAAAATCAGGGAGGAATATCTTAATATTCAGAGTGCTCCCAAacacataacagaaaataaaccAATTGGTACAATTCTATGGTTGGTGCCAGATCTGTTCTACAAGTGCTTCTTGGCCGCAAATCTAGCTTCTCACTGGATACATCTCCATCAAAGAAAATATTCCTCAGCTCCTCATTGGCAAGTAAAACTTGACACAGACAAcggaaaaatgaaacagaaatcacACCAGTTTAAAAGCATTCAAACTGCACTCCGACTTCCCCAAAGGACCAACAATAAAATCCAAATAGAAACAGCAGAGGAGATCAAGAACAAACTTCGAGATGCTAGATTTCAGTTGCTTGCATTAATGTGGCGGGATAAAAGAATAAAGTTACTAGAAAAGAAGATGAGGGAAAGTTTGCTGAACAGCCAGAACTTGCAACATTTActagagaagaagaaaaatgagatGGACCTTCTACAACACAAAGCAGAGATGGAAGTAAAAGATGGAAGAATGAAAGTTCTTAACGAAAAGTACAGCAAGGCAACTTTGGAGGCTCATATTCTAGAAAAAAATCTCAGAGTTGAGGAATATCATCAGCGGCTCCTGAAGAGAGACTGGATACTGGAACTTGAAATTCAACCAACATTTATCCGCCATATTGATATG